The Streptomyces sp. NBC_01775 genome includes a region encoding these proteins:
- a CDS encoding A/G-specific adenine glycosylase yields MTATTETSPAASAGAASERTADAEAVDPALRETARALHSPVVDWFAAHARDLPWRRPEAGAWGVMVSEFMLQQTPVNRVLPVYEEWMERWPRPADLAAEAPGEAVRAWGRLGYPRRALRLHGAAKAIAERHKGEVPVEHAQLLALPGVGEYTAAAVVSFAYGKRHAVLDTNVRRVFARAVSGQQYPPNATTAAERKLARTLLPEDEATASRWAAATMELGALVCTARSPECTRCPIAAQCAWQLAGAPEHQGPARRTQSYAGTDRQVRGRLLAVLRAAKDPVPQSDLDQVWHEPVQRARALDGLVSDGLVEPLDGNRYRLPLT; encoded by the coding sequence ATGACTGCGACCACCGAGACCTCCCCAGCCGCTTCGGCCGGCGCCGCATCCGAGCGCACCGCCGACGCAGAAGCCGTCGATCCCGCGCTGCGCGAGACCGCGCGCGCCCTCCACTCCCCCGTCGTCGACTGGTTCGCCGCACACGCCCGCGACCTCCCCTGGCGCCGCCCGGAAGCGGGCGCGTGGGGCGTCATGGTCAGCGAGTTCATGCTTCAGCAGACTCCCGTCAACCGCGTACTGCCGGTGTACGAGGAGTGGATGGAGCGCTGGCCGCGACCCGCCGACCTGGCCGCCGAGGCACCCGGCGAAGCCGTACGCGCGTGGGGCCGCCTCGGCTACCCGCGCCGCGCGCTGCGGCTGCACGGCGCCGCAAAAGCCATAGCTGAACGACACAAGGGCGAGGTGCCCGTCGAGCACGCCCAGTTGCTCGCGCTGCCCGGGGTCGGGGAGTACACGGCGGCTGCCGTGGTCTCCTTCGCCTACGGCAAACGGCACGCGGTGCTCGACACCAATGTGCGCCGTGTCTTCGCCCGGGCCGTCAGCGGGCAGCAGTATCCGCCCAACGCGACCACGGCCGCCGAACGGAAGCTCGCCCGCACGCTGTTGCCCGAGGACGAGGCCACGGCCTCGCGCTGGGCGGCGGCGACGATGGAGCTGGGCGCGCTCGTATGCACCGCGCGCAGCCCCGAGTGCACACGCTGCCCGATCGCGGCGCAGTGCGCCTGGCAGCTGGCGGGCGCCCCCGAACACCAGGGCCCCGCCCGGCGCACCCAGTCCTACGCGGGCACCGACCGCCAGGTCCGGGGCCGGCTGCTCGCCGTTCTGCGCGCAGCGAAGGACCCGGTGCCGCAGTCCGACCTGGACCAGGTGTGGCACGAGCCGGTTCAGCGCGCCCGAGCACTTGACGGCCTGGTGTCCGACGGCCTGGTGGAGCCCCTGGACGGCAACCGCTACCGGCTGCCGCTGACCTAG
- a CDS encoding MDR family MFS transporter, with amino-acid sequence MSASGEKNGAKAGMGGARGKSELSTGQADAKAETRTEDGPGAEPGAAAGSATGVEGGAEGKDSTGGTAGDGGAGAGPKPRSVRLVLFSLMIAVLLAMLDNMIVGTAMPTIVGELGGLEHLSWVVTAYTLTTAASTPLWGKLGDMFGRKGVFLTSIVLFLAGSMTSGAAQTMSQLIGFRALQGLGAGGLMVGAMAIMGDLIAPRERGKYMGMMAGVMSLAMIGGPLVGGTLTDHLGWRWAFYINLPLGAIALAMITSVLHLPKKRTKGRIDYLGAALLTTGITAAVLVTSWGGTEYAWGSGTIIGISVLAVAALVAFPLVERRVAEPILPLGVFRNLNFSLVTVIGFLLGFVMFGAMTFLPLFQQSVQGASATNSGLLLLPVLLPMMIVSVVTGRATTKTGKYRAYPIIGGALIPAGLFLLAQMDVGTARLTSGLYMAVLGAGMGFLMQLTMLIAQNSVELKDMGVASSTTTLFRTIGGSFGVALMGTVFSGKVEDSMKESAAAAGGQQGGGSMAKLTEGGAQLDADSLAKLPAKVREAYEHAVASGINGVFLLAGGIALIAFLAAWFIKEVPLKDAEAQKGQPDAGQDPDAVQDISVSSAEELAATDAPRGAADEEATGPVADDRTSVRA; translated from the coding sequence ATGAGTGCGAGTGGCGAGAAAAACGGGGCAAAGGCGGGCATGGGGGGTGCCAGAGGCAAGAGCGAGTTGAGCACAGGTCAAGCAGACGCCAAGGCGGAGACCAGGACCGAGGACGGACCGGGGGCCGAGCCGGGCGCGGCGGCGGGATCCGCCACGGGAGTCGAGGGCGGTGCTGAGGGCAAAGACAGCACCGGAGGCACGGCGGGGGATGGCGGCGCGGGTGCCGGGCCCAAGCCGCGCAGCGTGCGCCTCGTTCTCTTCTCCCTGATGATCGCCGTCCTCCTCGCGATGCTCGACAACATGATCGTGGGCACCGCGATGCCCACCATCGTCGGCGAGCTCGGCGGCCTGGAGCACCTGTCCTGGGTCGTGACGGCCTACACCCTGACCACAGCGGCCTCGACCCCGCTGTGGGGCAAGCTCGGCGACATGTTCGGGCGCAAGGGCGTCTTCCTCACCTCGATCGTCCTCTTCCTCGCCGGCTCGATGACCTCGGGCGCCGCGCAGACCATGAGCCAGCTCATCGGCTTCCGCGCCCTCCAGGGGCTGGGCGCCGGAGGCCTGATGGTCGGCGCCATGGCGATCATGGGCGACCTGATCGCGCCCCGTGAGCGGGGCAAGTACATGGGCATGATGGCGGGCGTGATGTCGCTGGCCATGATCGGCGGCCCCCTCGTCGGCGGCACCCTCACCGATCACCTCGGCTGGCGCTGGGCGTTCTACATCAACCTGCCGCTGGGTGCCATAGCCCTCGCCATGATCACGAGCGTGCTGCACCTGCCCAAGAAGCGCACCAAGGGCCGTATCGACTATCTCGGCGCCGCGCTGCTGACCACAGGCATCACCGCGGCCGTCCTCGTCACCAGCTGGGGCGGCACGGAGTACGCCTGGGGATCGGGCACCATCATCGGGATCTCCGTCCTGGCGGTGGCCGCGCTGGTCGCCTTCCCCCTCGTGGAGCGCCGGGTCGCCGAGCCGATCCTGCCGCTGGGTGTCTTCCGCAACCTCAACTTCTCGCTGGTCACGGTCATCGGCTTCCTGCTCGGCTTTGTGATGTTCGGCGCGATGACCTTCCTGCCGCTCTTCCAGCAGAGCGTCCAGGGCGCCTCGGCCACCAACTCCGGGCTGCTGCTGCTCCCGGTGCTGCTGCCGATGATGATCGTCTCCGTGGTCACCGGCCGTGCCACCACCAAGACGGGGAAGTACCGCGCCTACCCCATCATCGGCGGCGCGCTCATCCCCGCCGGTCTCTTCCTGCTCGCCCAGATGGACGTGGGCACCGCCCGCCTCACCTCGGGGCTCTACATGGCGGTGCTCGGTGCGGGCATGGGCTTCCTGATGCAGCTCACCATGCTGATAGCGCAGAACAGCGTGGAGCTGAAGGACATGGGCGTCGCCTCCTCCACCACCACGCTCTTCCGCACCATCGGCGGCTCGTTCGGTGTGGCCCTGATGGGCACGGTCTTCTCCGGGAAGGTGGAGGACTCGATGAAGGAGAGCGCGGCAGCGGCGGGCGGCCAGCAGGGCGGCGGGTCCATGGCCAAGCTCACCGAGGGCGGCGCTCAGCTCGACGCGGACTCCCTCGCCAAGCTCCCCGCGAAGGTGCGCGAGGCGTACGAGCACGCGGTCGCCAGCGGTATCAACGGTGTCTTCCTGCTGGCCGGGGGGATAGCCCTGATCGCCTTCCTCGCGGCGTGGTTCATCAAGGAAGTCCCCTTGAAGGACGCCGAGGCGCAGAAGGGCCAGCCGGATGCCGGGCAGGACCCGGATGCGGTGCAGGACATATCCGTGTCCTCCGCCGAGGAGCTCGCGGCGACGGACGCGCCCAGGGGCGCCGCCGACGAGGAGGCCACCGGGCCCGTGGCGGACGATCGCACCAGCGTCAGGGCCTGA
- a CDS encoding TetR/AcrR family transcriptional regulator — protein MSRGNTRQRIQDVALKLFAEQGYEKTSLREIAEQLGVTKAALYYHFKTKEDLVSSIFQDLAVRPADELIAWAEEQRPTTLETKLEILRRYSANLSQAVPLFRFMHENQAALRELSIGDQMKARIFRLLELIKDSDAPLSDQVRCSSALFTMHSTLFVLDEAEADPEEKRKAALEVAQELVTSAHRGSGS, from the coding sequence ATGAGCAGGGGCAACACCCGTCAGCGCATTCAGGACGTCGCCCTGAAGCTGTTCGCTGAGCAGGGCTACGAGAAGACCTCGCTCAGAGAGATCGCCGAGCAGCTGGGCGTCACCAAAGCCGCGTTGTACTACCACTTCAAAACGAAGGAGGACCTGGTCAGCAGCATCTTCCAGGACCTCGCGGTGCGGCCGGCCGACGAGCTGATCGCCTGGGCCGAGGAGCAGCGTCCGACCACGCTGGAGACGAAGCTGGAGATCCTGCGCCGCTACAGCGCCAACTTGAGCCAGGCCGTACCGCTCTTCCGCTTCATGCACGAGAACCAGGCGGCGCTGCGCGAGCTGTCCATCGGCGACCAGATGAAGGCCCGGATCTTCCGGCTCCTCGAACTGATCAAGGACTCGGACGCCCCCCTCTCGGACCAGGTCAGATGCTCCTCGGCACTGTTCACCATGCACTCGACGCTCTTCGTCCTTGACGAGGCGGAGGCCGACCCCGAGGAGAAGCGCAAGGCAGCCCTGGAGGTCGCCCAGGAGCTGGTCACCTCGGCGCACCGGGGCAGCGGGAGCTGA
- a CDS encoding M23 family metallopeptidase, which produces MTRSRTTNSAATMAAVLVAGLGASMALGAGAATAAGKSDEAGVAGKAKGDVFSSSLAGTLADSARHQADQQHKAADAAQKAKQRAAEKAARDAKRAQLAWVKPVSVKYELSASFGKAGGRWSHNHSGQDFAVKIGTPVKSVHKGTVVKAGGNGAGDGSAYGNAIVIRHSNGEFSQYAHLSQIGVKPGQQVKTGQAIGKSGNTGNSSGPHLHFEVRKSADYGSAVDPKGAMRSLGVSL; this is translated from the coding sequence ATGACGAGGTCTAGGACCACCAACAGCGCCGCGACCATGGCGGCGGTACTTGTCGCCGGGCTCGGCGCGTCGATGGCCCTGGGGGCGGGCGCGGCGACGGCGGCCGGAAAGTCGGACGAGGCCGGCGTGGCAGGCAAGGCCAAGGGTGACGTCTTCTCGTCGAGCCTGGCGGGCACGCTCGCCGACTCCGCGCGTCACCAGGCCGACCAGCAGCACAAGGCGGCGGACGCCGCCCAGAAGGCAAAGCAGCGCGCCGCCGAGAAGGCGGCCCGGGACGCCAAGCGGGCGCAGCTGGCCTGGGTCAAGCCCGTCTCGGTCAAGTACGAGCTGAGCGCCTCCTTCGGCAAGGCCGGCGGACGCTGGTCCCACAACCACTCGGGCCAGGACTTCGCCGTGAAGATCGGCACCCCGGTCAAGTCCGTGCACAAGGGCACCGTCGTGAAGGCGGGCGGCAACGGCGCGGGCGACGGCTCCGCGTACGGCAACGCGATAGTGATCCGGCACAGCAACGGCGAGTTCTCGCAGTACGCGCACCTGTCGCAGATCGGCGTGAAGCCCGGCCAGCAGGTGAAGACCGGCCAGGCGATCGGCAAGTCCGGCAACACCGGTAACTCCTCCGGGCCGCACCTGCACTTCGAGGTGCGTAAGAGCGCCGACTACGGCTCGGCCGTCGACCCCAAGGGCGCGATGCGCTCGCTGGGTGTGAGCCTCTGA
- a CDS encoding NACHT domain-containing protein: MEPSTLAARLASSAVAPLVRKLFVAEGPGAGLVAEPVRISARLSFTGERRTLSERELRKLAEELVARSVHAAGPHEEADAVTRAELADALVTALHSLGDLDMDDVQAVRLGPEGLAARLATPRGLSEAAEARFRPLLHTACLHILHFFTQRSTFVARTVTEQARALDHLIAATDLLIERLPSRTAEDARFEERYAQHIARKHGELVIYGLDLHHGREWRLDSTYISLEATSLEAAQEAGPPLPADRALAGRERVLLRGGAGSGKTTLIQWLAVATARQEYDEHLAHLLGRVPFVLPLRRVVREGLPPTPDRFLHAVGSSLAGSQPPGWADRVLGAGRGLLLVDGVDELPEREREAVRRWLRELAADFPGNLWLVTARPSAVREDWLGPEGFAELSLAPMSRADAAAFIRRWHCAADADPGAAEALLAAIRSSGDLRRLAVNPLMCGLLCALNRERRGALPYGRRELYDAALSMLLERRDTERGIAAPDDLRLSKETRIQILQKLAHWLIRNDRAEMNRADAVAQVGRALAVMPQLRAEPETVFRHLLERSGLLNEPAEGRVAFVHRTFQDYLGAKAVVEEGDFPLLLDNARRAQWEDVVRMAVALGRPAERERILTGLTEPDESGEVGLEELVLAASCLEHAVEISPAVHERILTLTSRLLPPATRERARTVGRAGPVVLGLLPGPEDVSELTAEHAENIVITATRVATDAALPLLSRYAAHPGLGVRRQLAWAWRRFDTDAYAEQVISRLAETDLYFTAHTTAHLRALKALGGRARVQLVGEFDIGELTELLVPERLTHLWLTGPEPSDGAWLSAFPRLSTLVLPEDAPEHRPGTVPGHLTVVRGQLPG; this comes from the coding sequence ATGGAGCCGTCGACCCTCGCAGCGCGCCTGGCCTCCAGTGCGGTAGCGCCCCTGGTCAGAAAGCTGTTCGTGGCCGAGGGACCGGGCGCGGGGCTGGTGGCGGAGCCCGTACGGATATCGGCGCGGCTCTCCTTCACCGGCGAGCGGCGCACCCTGTCCGAGCGGGAGCTGCGCAAGCTCGCCGAGGAGCTGGTGGCCCGCTCCGTACACGCGGCGGGGCCGCACGAGGAAGCGGACGCGGTCACCCGCGCCGAGCTGGCCGACGCGCTGGTCACGGCCCTGCACAGCCTCGGCGACCTGGACATGGACGACGTACAGGCCGTGCGGCTGGGCCCCGAGGGGCTGGCGGCCCGGCTCGCCACACCCCGGGGGCTGTCCGAGGCCGCCGAGGCGCGCTTCCGGCCGCTGCTGCACACCGCCTGCCTGCACATCCTGCACTTCTTCACCCAGCGCTCCACCTTCGTCGCGCGCACCGTCACCGAGCAGGCCCGCGCCCTGGACCACCTCATCGCCGCCACCGACCTCCTCATCGAGCGCCTCCCCTCGCGCACCGCCGAGGACGCCCGCTTCGAGGAGCGCTACGCGCAGCACATCGCCCGCAAGCACGGCGAGCTGGTCATCTACGGCCTGGACCTGCACCACGGGCGGGAGTGGCGGCTCGATTCGACATACATCTCCCTGGAGGCCACCTCTCTGGAGGCCGCGCAGGAGGCGGGCCCGCCGCTGCCGGCGGACCGGGCCCTGGCCGGGCGCGAGCGGGTGCTGCTGCGCGGCGGGGCCGGAAGCGGCAAGACCACGCTCATCCAGTGGCTGGCGGTGGCCACGGCCCGGCAGGAGTACGACGAGCACCTCGCCCACCTCCTCGGGCGCGTCCCTTTCGTGCTGCCGCTGCGGCGCGTGGTGCGCGAGGGGCTGCCGCCCACCCCCGACCGCTTTCTGCACGCCGTGGGCAGCTCCCTGGCCGGATCCCAGCCGCCCGGCTGGGCGGACAGGGTGCTCGGCGCCGGACGCGGGCTGCTGCTGGTCGACGGGGTGGACGAGCTCCCCGAGCGGGAGCGGGAGGCGGTACGGCGCTGGCTGCGGGAGCTGGCCGCCGACTTCCCCGGCAACCTGTGGCTGGTGACCGCGCGCCCCTCCGCCGTACGCGAGGACTGGCTGGGCCCCGAGGGGTTCGCCGAGCTGTCGCTGGCACCGATGTCGCGCGCCGACGCCGCCGCGTTCATCCGCCGCTGGCACTGCGCGGCCGACGCGGACCCGGGCGCCGCCGAGGCGCTGCTGGCCGCGATCCGCTCCAGCGGCGACCTGCGGCGGCTGGCGGTGAATCCGCTGATGTGCGGACTGCTGTGCGCGCTGAACCGGGAGCGGCGCGGCGCGCTGCCGTACGGGCGCCGGGAGCTGTACGACGCGGCGCTGTCGATGCTGCTGGAGCGGCGGGACACGGAACGCGGCATCGCGGCCCCGGACGATCTGCGGCTCTCCAAGGAGACCCGGATCCAGATCCTCCAGAAGCTCGCCCACTGGCTGATCCGCAACGACCGCGCCGAGATGAACCGGGCCGACGCGGTGGCGCAGGTCGGCAGGGCACTGGCCGTCATGCCGCAGCTGCGCGCCGAGCCCGAGACGGTCTTCCGGCACCTGCTGGAGCGCTCCGGCCTGCTGAACGAGCCCGCCGAGGGCCGGGTCGCCTTCGTCCACCGCACGTTCCAGGACTACCTGGGCGCGAAGGCCGTCGTGGAGGAGGGCGACTTCCCTCTCCTGCTGGACAACGCGCGCCGCGCCCAGTGGGAGGACGTGGTGCGGATGGCCGTGGCGCTGGGGCGGCCCGCCGAGCGCGAGCGGATCCTGACGGGGCTGACCGAGCCGGACGAGAGCGGCGAGGTGGGGCTGGAGGAGCTGGTGCTGGCCGCGTCCTGTCTCGAACACGCGGTGGAGATCTCCCCCGCGGTCCACGAACGGATCCTCACGCTGACCTCCCGGCTGCTGCCGCCCGCGACCCGGGAGCGCGCGCGGACGGTGGGCCGTGCGGGGCCCGTGGTCCTGGGGCTGCTGCCGGGCCCCGAGGACGTGTCGGAACTGACGGCGGAGCACGCAGAAAACATCGTCATCACCGCCACCCGCGTCGCCACCGACGCGGCCCTCCCCCTCCTGTCCCGCTACGCGGCACACCCCGGCCTGGGCGTACGCCGTCAACTCGCCTGGGCCTGGCGCAGGTTCGACACCGACGCGTACGCCGAGCAGGTCATCTCGCGCCTCGCGGAGACGGACCTCTATTTCACCGCCCACACCACCGCGCACCTGCGCGCCCTGAAGGCCCTGGGCGGCCGGGCGCGCGTCCAGCTCGTGGGGGAGTTCGACATCGGGGAGCTGACGGAACTGCTCGTACCCGAAAGGCTGACCCACCTGTGGCTCACCGGCCCCGAGCCGTCCGACGGCGCGTGGCTGTCGGCCTTCCCGCGGCTGAGCACGTTGGTGCTGCCCGAGGACGCCCCGGAGCACCGGCCGGGTACGGTGCCCGGTCACCTCACCGTCGTACGTGGTCAACTCCCCGGCTGA
- a CDS encoding helix-turn-helix domain-containing protein encodes MPQPDDAHIGARIAAHRKMAGYTQHGLSAHAHLSLGCVRKVERGERLPTAGVLTAVARALRTTVEDLSGQPYRREPRDDRVHAPITAVRAALRHWDLPGDWFQLPRPLPVLKAELRMASTYRLAGRLTQLGTGLAGLLEELTAAVHLRENAAERRQAARLLALAYDLTHTLAYRLGYPDLRGQVEDRLRWAAGLAGDPLLVALADYKRVEAFKSAHEYDAGLRAMAVARERLSEAAPAADDAAFVTVLGGMRLREVTIAARMYDAEATAHHLEEAGALLGRLPTGEDRRHHTLVFGSGNLAIHEIQARLELQHMSEAERLIRTTRLPGTLPPTRVSAWHINAARVHLAAGKRERALRELQHARRASPQITRYKPMARDTALLLMMKYRRTTEEVRSLNTWFGLEPSA; translated from the coding sequence ATGCCCCAGCCCGATGACGCCCACATCGGAGCGCGGATCGCCGCCCACCGCAAAATGGCGGGCTACACCCAGCACGGTCTCTCCGCGCACGCCCATCTCTCGCTCGGCTGCGTCCGCAAGGTGGAGCGCGGCGAGCGGCTGCCGACCGCCGGGGTACTGACCGCCGTCGCGCGTGCCCTGCGCACCACGGTCGAGGACCTGAGCGGCCAGCCCTACCGGCGTGAGCCGCGCGACGACCGGGTGCACGCGCCGATCACCGCCGTACGCGCCGCGCTGCGCCACTGGGATCTGCCCGGCGACTGGTTCCAGCTGCCCCGTCCGCTGCCCGTGCTGAAGGCGGAGCTGCGGATGGCCTCCACCTACCGCCTGGCGGGGCGCCTGACGCAGCTGGGCACCGGGCTGGCCGGGCTGCTGGAGGAGCTGACGGCCGCCGTACACCTGCGCGAGAACGCGGCCGAGCGCCGGCAGGCGGCCCGGCTGCTGGCGCTCGCCTACGACCTGACGCACACCCTCGCCTACCGCCTCGGCTACCCCGACCTGCGCGGCCAGGTCGAGGACCGGCTGCGGTGGGCGGCCGGTCTGGCGGGGGACCCGCTGCTGGTGGCGCTCGCGGACTACAAGCGGGTCGAGGCGTTCAAGTCGGCACACGAGTACGACGCGGGGCTGCGCGCGATGGCGGTGGCCCGCGAACGCCTGAGCGAGGCAGCCCCGGCGGCCGACGACGCGGCCTTCGTGACCGTGCTGGGCGGGATGCGGCTGCGCGAGGTGACGATAGCGGCCAGGATGTACGACGCCGAGGCCACCGCGCACCATCTGGAGGAGGCCGGGGCGCTCCTCGGCCGGCTGCCGACCGGGGAGGACCGCAGGCACCACACCCTGGTGTTCGGCTCCGGCAACCTGGCGATCCACGAGATCCAGGCCCGGCTCGAACTCCAGCACATGTCCGAGGCCGAGCGCCTCATCCGCACCACGCGCCTGCCCGGCACCCTCCCGCCCACCAGGGTGAGCGCCTGGCACATCAACGCGGCCCGCGTGCACCTCGCGGCGGGCAAGCGCGAGCGTGCCCTGCGCGAACTCCAGCACGCGCGGCGGGCATCCCCGCAGATCACCCGCTACAAGCCGATGGCGCGGGACACGGCCCTGCTGCTGATGATGAAGTACCGCCGCACGACAGAGGAAGTGCGCTCCCTCAACACCTGGTTCGGCCTGGAGCCGTCTGCGTGA